ACACAGAGCTGTTGAGCTGCTCACTGATAAGTAGGCTACCGCTTGCAATAGAGGATAATCAACAGGTTTTCATACACACAGAACAAGCGCTAGAACAGGCTGGTGCTTGAAAACAGCCAATACTGCATAGAGCATTTGTCTGCTGCACTACAGACCAGACAGATGAAAAGATTCCACAACAGGGCACTATGGGAGGGAGGGATACTCACCAGTGTGGTCAACTGTAGCATGGAGAATCAGAGAGTCACAGGTTAGAGCACAATGCTCTCTATCACCATGCTACCGCCatgtttcacaaaaaaaaaaatcattggtTTTCATCTAATGTGTTTTTggtccttctatcctgtgtgtgtgtctgcattaaATGAAGTAGGGTTGGGAGTTGTGGAGGCCTCTGTCCTGATCAGTTCAGTGTGTATGCCGGGCCTTACTTGGGTTTGGCTGCAGCAGAACCTCTGTCTGCCTGAAGATTTTCTCTGTCCAGTTTTTTGTGGAATCGGCACGGCTGAGCAGATTCTCAAAATGGGCATCCAGCTCAGTCTTCTCTACCTGTCCGAACTTTTCCCCTGTGAACTTTGGCAAAATACACAATGAAATAACTTTCACTTCTCTGTGAACAAGGCCTATTGCAGTGACTCAACATCAATAGTGCATTTTCACAGTTTCTGTGTATCATGGAACTTTTCTATAGTGTCCATAGTGCTGCCCTATGCCATGTCACTTGAATCTTCAACATTATCACTGGTGTAGGGATGCTCTTCACGCCATGCGTCTCCTCATAGGCTACTGGAAACCATCTAACTAAATACCACGCCCTCATACGCCATGAAACACTAAACctgctagtctcccagtccctgtctaaTTAATGTTTCACCAGTCTTTTCCCATTGCCAGTATACTCCGCCAAGGGGTTTAGATACAAAGTCTGAGAAATCAAACTGAATGGAATTTCTATGGGCTGAACAGACATCCATTGCTTCCTTGCAACGTTACTGTAGACATTGGGAAATCAGTCCCACTGTCATTCCCTCTTGACATTTTCATCATGACCTGTTAGTTACACTGTCACAATAATGATAAATGTATCTGGTGTTGTAATTTTGGGGGGTTGGGCAAAGGGGGCCCGAAAGGTCACCTCTGACCCCACAGCTACACCGTACCTGAAAAGCAAAAAAAGACCTCTGCGAAAACACAACTAGCGAACGTCAGCTATAGCATCAAGCTAGCAGTGGCTATCACAGATGGCATAGAAACCTTCCTTCAATATAACTGTCTATGTTACAAGCCAGGAAAACTAGCTAGCAGTACTGTACGATGGCTACTATGAAGGGAGGATAACGTCAGCTGAACCAATGTTGTGTAGGATATAGAGGGTATTCTGCCAATAACGTAAGCTAAAGTATTTGGCAATGATGCCAACTCATGCCGTTTCTAGTTTTTATTTAAGCCAGACGCTACTAGCTATTTCGCGAACATTAAAGCTAGCTAGCATTTAACGTTAGTCAATTTATAGGAGACACGACATAAATTAACCTACCTGTACAGCTCGTGTGAAAAACACTCCAGCATCCGAAGCTAATTTCTTCACGTTGAAATCCATTATGTAGGAAGTATCTGGCTAAACACACATCTAGCTATGTCCAGGGAGACGTTATTCGGTCAGAGGtatctgtcactgtctctggtaTCTACACATCATCCTGGAATCATTATTCTATCAGTGATCGTCTACCCATTTTCCAATTTATGGAGTTTATGGTTTCTTATGCAGTGACAGGTTTTATTATTGATTCTCTATTCACGACTTATTCCAATACATTTGTATACACATTCATACATGATTTTTGAGAAACCTGCCACAGTATTGTTTGGGGGAAATATCACTAATGTAAAATtcctctatatattttttttatataatagGCTAGCACTGCAACAGAAGCTATTTGGTGCCACCTACTGTTCATGCTGTTCACAAAACAAGTTTGATTATTCACTTGACAGTCTCTTCTGTGTCTTTCAATGGGCTTCAGTGTCCCTGTTTTACTTGGTGTGGTCCTTTACCCACTGGCAGAACCTCTGGGAGTAGGTAGCTGGGCTGACAGTGGAGAAGGCTCTGCCAGGGAAGCGCAGACTCTTCCACAGGTTCTCCTGCCTTTTCTTCACACCGTACACAGTGAAAAAGTCTACAATACCCACAAAGTAGCGCAGCTTTGGTCCGTCTATGACATGCACTGAGTTTTTTAAATTAGGCAGCAGCCTACGGTGATGAGCTTGGAACTCCAGGAGTTCTGCATCTGTACAGTTTACGGAGTGTAGGTTTATCTCCTGGAGGGGGATTCCATGGCCAGAGTGTTCTCCTGTATTCTGGACGTGGTCTGACCCATTGTCTATTGTATCTGATGCCAGTCGAGCAGAGTACCCCTCCAACAACGGAATAGTGGGGGGATCTTCCTTTGCGGGACTGTCTTGGTCCATGGACCTGCAGAGGAAAGACCATTCAATAACTGAATAAGAAAGAGATAACAATCAGCTTAGGAGTAAAATACCTGATGTACAATTATCTTCTCACTGTGTTACTTTACATTAGCTGCATGTCTGGAAGGTCCACAAAAGAAAACTAGTGTGTTACTTTTTTCTTCATACTTTGTCATACAGTAGATTATTGTTCTCCACTGAACACTTACTTTACAGTGCGCATAGTTAGGTTACTAAAGGAGTGCTTCCTGTCCAGCTCATCTTGGTGCAAGGGTTGATGGGCCAGCAGGATACTGTAGTCAAGCACATTCAGGCTACGGAGGAAGGCTGAGTCTATTTCAACCTGATCCACAAGCCAGGAGCGCTGCTTATCTGTCAACACATGATAAATGTTGACTTCTTAGGGGAACGTATGGGCTCTTACCTTTCAATTGATAATAGACACAGGGAAAGAACACAATATGACTTTATCCATCCCCTCGGGTACTGACAGATATAGGACATACCAGACTCTTACCCAGAATGATGTGCTTTCCTTCAAAGTTGTTATCCTTCAGAATCTTAGTAACTGGGTTCCCCGTAGATGCAGGGTCAGTCCACCTACCCACCTCACAGCCCTTGATGTCATATCTAAGAGACAAAGCCAAAATTGGCAACAGACAATCCAGAAAGAGATTACATTTATTTGATCATCTTTCATAACTACAATACAAACAATGTTTACCTGGTATTAATCCTCTCGTCCGGGTAAAACACATTCTGCATCACAATGAAATACTtctgagggagagtgagagaaaagttACTTAAAGTAAAAAGACAACTGTGTTTGTGAAATTTGGTGTTTCATTAAAATTACCTTTGTTTTATTTGGAATTTGGATGCTATAGAGACCTGAAATAAGAAAATAAGAATATGAACATCTCACAAACGTGACAGTCTATctcttaatttaaaaaaaagatttaacccctttttctccccaattttgatcttgtctcatcgttgcaactcccCAAAGGGCTCGGGAGGCaaaggttgagtcatgcgtcctccgaaacatgacctgccaaaccgTACTTCTTAACAACCaccagcttaacccggaagccagccgcaccaatgtgtcggaggaaacactgttcaactgatgacTGAGGTccgcctgcaggcgcccggcccgccacaaggagtcgctagtgcgcgatgagacaaatAAAGCCCCCCCCCCGGCACAACTCtctcctaacccagacgacgctaggccaattgtgcgccgccctatgggacttcagatcacggccggttgtgatacagcccgagatCAAACctgagtctgtagtgacgcctctagctgcaccactcgggagtcccTGTCATTTGATATTTTGATCTTAAGCTGTTGGACTTCTCTCTCACCCAGGAACCTGACCATCAGTGAGTGGGGGTATTTCTCCAAATGATCCATATATGCCTTCAGGTTGGATAGAAAAAACATAACCTCCCGCGTATTCTGTGTCTTTAGGAAGAACCTCTTGTCATTCCTAAAGAGGAAAAAAATGACATTTACTAGATGTGCTACTATGTAGAGTTGACATAGATTAGGTGTGTTGTGTGTACATTTATGAGGTTTATGATGTCCTCCAGCAGGACTCACGTGAGGAAGAAGTCAGCCTTGCTCTTGGAGTTGCTGATGAACTGTAGATAGCAGCCGTCTGAAGAGAGGGACCTGTGGTACTCCTCCTCTGTTATATCCAGGGACCGCCGCAGGCCGGCAAACACAGGCCCTGCAAACGTCTGCATCTCCAAGTCCTGCAGGGGGAGGCAACAGAGGACCATGGTTCGAAACTGAAACGTGTCCCAAAAAACATTTACTCAAATAGGCAGTATGCTGTTGGGATTGGTTTAACATATTTGTTTGAATAGTGATTAAATAGCACCTTATGGACTTGAGTCTCCGCCAATTTGTAATGTTCAGCAGAAAGTTTATCCTGATTGAAACAAGATCAACTCATTATAAACCACAATGAAAGGTTTCTTGTCATATAAGTAACTAAGGGAAAGCTATGTACAATGCAagtactgtatgtagagtcaTTTTCTCAGAGGTGGGTCAATTCCATAAGTTCCAATGGTATAAAACTGTATTCTATGTGACAGTTGAAATAGTGTGTATATTGTTGTGTAGTCTATAGGTTTGCTCACAGGTACTGTTGTGGTGTTGCTGGTCTGTAGGACAGCATGCAGGCCCTCTTTCATAAGACAGGTGAGGCTGCATAAGTCATGTTCCTGGTTGGTCTTAAACACCCCTAGCATCCtccatgtaaatgtaaatgtgatgtaaatgtaaatccaTCTTCTCCTCAGACCCCACCATCGCCTTCGCCTGGCTGTCCCAAAGTGACACAGGCGCAGACCGCTCCTCTTATCCATCTGAcaatcacacacaccacaaacaactCACAGTCACCAGAGGCTCACCAGGAGGGTACCACACACATAGActgtacacagagagacagacagacacaacacacacagacagacctctGGATCTACATTGTATAGCTAAAAATGTGCagttaaaacaataacaaaatacACACCTGCCACGGTTTCCATAAGAAGCTGACAGATggggttggagaaatgtaaccactcaaattcatagacagagctattgaTGCAATGATTGACCTTCCATGATTtctaaatgatagttttaaccatgttttggggctatacagtgtttgtttacatttactttgtttacaaacatcagagtaaaacaagcttatattttgggttctgatagaGTTGTGACAgtcaagtccaaaaatggatggaacaactgcagatttccccttaacatgtttttttaaagaaatgggAATTACATCTCACGGCTGAGACAACATAACATTAAAAAAAGTTGACCAACATAATTACATTCATTGATCGAATGTGAGAAGCTACTCAGACATTGTTATTTGTCGTAACTGTCATGAAAGCTGACAACCACGTCGTTCTTACCTTACCAGCCTACTTTCCTCGTGTTGTCCTTTATGCTTTGATGCCTTGCTGTACAAGGGAAGTATCTGAATTCAGTGAAAATCATTGGAGATATATTTGAAGCCTATGCTTTTACCATTTTCATATGCGTGTGGCTAGCATTTTGGACCGTAAAgataaaaacaaacacattttcatGACAGCGGTCGGCCTCCTTTTTCAGCCAAGAGTAGGCCAAATGCCGCATACCATGGTAAGCGGGTTGGGCAAGATCTTCAGGGTGTGTTACACCTGGGCTGTATTTACTAGCTGGAAACCAAACAGCCAACAAAAGCGAACGGAACTGACCAATGACGCACGTCATTGGTAGTgacctacctgaatttgcccaatagaaactcttgtatTCTGGAAAACGTTTTGTATTGGCAACTGTTTACTCAGGTGtgcactaatgattacacccctgcAGGCGTAAAACGTGTGTCGTAATGATTTATGCTTTTTGAATCTGCCACTGCAGTTAGTAGACTGCTACGTTATCGTCTTCATGACAAAGGCCCGGATTGTGAATTTACTATGTTATTTATTTGACTTATGAATGTCtgatttctgtttaaaaaaattcTCCGTAAAGATTGGAATCTCAGGAACGTTGTCCATTCTTCGGTGCTTGTcccagagatagatagaggattTGTAACTATCTGTGCAATTATAGGCTACTAGCGTTTGTGACCGCTTGGCAACGTACAGGGGGAATGAGTGCCCCCTTTCATTGAAGCAATGGAAGTTCAAGGCCTACGGCGATACTGCAAGCCATGTTAGCGTAAAACATTCACTATAGTGAATGGAAAAATCTTtgtgtaaataaaaatgtttttagaagacagtcatggtaccaataattacttctaatacaccagatgtatgtccttgaacaGATTATTTTAAAATCGCACACAGAAGTTAAGGATAGTTTAGTTACTAAttgcagcctgcagtaccccggttTCCCTTCAATTTGAGTTCCTCAATGAGATGGGCAGCACTGACCAAGACTGCAACATGACTTcttggagtagctcaaactgtatgttatgtttattttaattttacaaggcaagtcagttaagaaccaattcttattttcaaagagggcctaggaacagtgggttaactgccttgttcaggggcagaacgacagatttttaccttgtcagctcggggattcgatcttgcaacctttgtGTTACTATGTCTCTATGACATGCCATCTTAACCGACTTCATTTGGCTTCAATGTGTTATTGAGTATTCACATAGGAATTAATGGTGTCACGTGATTGATGGCTTTGTCtattcatatatacagtcatAGGTATTTaggctatctccattttaaagtcgTCAGTTTTCTTCTTTTGTGTTTGAAAAAAGTGTAAAGCTAATATTGGTTATTTGCTGCCACCTGCAGTGCTGGAGTCCTGAACCAAATCTTGTGTCATTCATTTATTGTGGCCACTCGATGACGGTTATATAGGTTAAAGCCATTTACAAACCATAACAACCATTTTGAAGAAGAAGACAATGCTCTGATCATTAGCTGATTGCTCCCAACCAATAGGATTCCCCACACAGTTGACTACTAaatttgcacatttgtggcctgctggaggtcattttgcagggctctggcagtgcacctccttgcactaaggcggaggtagcggtcctgctgctgggttgttgccctcctacggcctcctccacgtctcctgatgtactggcctgtctcctggtagcgcctgcatgctctggacactacgctgacagacacagcaaacctttttgccacagttcgcattgatgtgccatcgtggatgaactgcactacctgagccacttgtgtgggttgtagactccgtctcatgctaccactagagtgagagcaccgccagcattcaaaagtgaccaaaacatcagccaggaagcataggaactgagaagtggtctgtggtcaccacctgcagaatcactcctgttttggggggtgtcttgctaattgcctataatttccaccttttgtctattccatttgcacaacagcatgtgaaatttattgtcaatcagtgttgcttcctaagtggacagtttgatttcacagaagtgtgattgacttggatttacattgtgttgtttaagtgttccctttatttttttaacagtgtatatatatatatatatattcgttAGCGTTGCTACAAAATATGAATGAAAACTACTCCAATGGTGAGGAAGACATGAATCATGATGGCGTCCCCGCCTCAACCtgaacctaaacctaaacctacaTGGCCTAACCGCAAAAAAGCCAGAACTGTGCGCACTGAGCATGTGCTCAAACCACCACCAAATGAAACCGTGAGACCGGAAAGAGGAAGGCAGTGTTTGGAATAGAACAAGCCGGTGAGAATTCTACAGGCTATTATTAGTAGAAAATGTCCTCACTGAGGGAGCAGGCCCTACATCTCAAGTAAGAAACTAAATCAGCAACGCACTCAACAGCTGTCGCTGTTTAGGCTATGTGACATGGACATGCTCCAACTGATCATTGACTTTTTGACTGCTGTCATATCAACACTTATAACATGTATAATGCCATTATTGCTTTTGTGATGATGTTCACTATTATCAAGCACACTTGGCGCTTGTAATGATGATTAGGCTACTGATGTTTTTGCAATTCAACCATGCATCTTGCTGACCGTGTGTCTTGGTGGTTggggtatttatttttattttgtcatGATAAAAATAAGCTTATACCTTATACACCAATCCTTTCTGTTTCATAGTGGTAGCAAAGGCACTGCACTGAAccctttaatatatatatatatatacatatccaCATAGGAGGTcccgtattttttatttttttttgccgCTCTATGGAAATCAAATGGCCGTCCAACGGATTTGTTCTGGCAACGGCCCTGCATATGGCAGCGAAAACGGTAGCACTACTCCCCCTAGGCCGGGGTGGCCACTGTACAGGGGATCATAGTGTTGAGATGAGGGTATACCCAAGCATAGATCGGTAGAGGGTTGGGGTTTCTGAACAGGGCAAATAATGGATTGATATCCAGGGAGAAGGAAGTAATTAGGTGGGTTCCTTTGGCTGGGGGAGTATGCTCAGTTTACCTGGGATATGCCCTGCCCAATGTATGTGAAGGACCAGGAAATAAAAGGCCTGCAGTCATGCCTGGTGTAGAAAGGGACGTGGCCTATGGGATAGACAGGAATTTATGAGGCCCAATAAAGGTGATGGATCACATATTCTGTCATTATTGCCACCTCCAGTTTCTTCTAGGGCTTAggttgtgagaatgctgttcattgactacacctCAATGTATATtttttcactttagtttatttactaaatattttcataactctattttcttaaaactgcattgttggttaagggcttgtaagtcagcatttgaCGTTAaggttgttgtattcggcgcatgtgacaaataacatttgatttgatttgatgatctaGACGGGAATTTATGAGGTCCAGTAAAGGTGAAGGATCATATATTGTCATTATTGCCGCCTCCAGTTTCTTCTACGGCTGAGGTTGTACACCCAGTGGGTAGGACGGGGTGGCAATGAGGGCCTGGAGAAAGGACCCCAGGACTGCTCCTGTCAGTGGGATGAGGCCCAGCTGGGGAGATGTGAGGAATGCAGTGATCTAAAAAGGGCAGGCCTGCTAATGTCAGCCGAGTTGGCTGATGGTTACCAGGTTAGGAAATTTACCAGACCCCTTCCGAGCACAGGAGGAGGCTTGGGGGTGATTCAATGGGGGTGTATCTCAGTGGGCCAGGCCACGTCAGGACGGAGTGCCTGAACCCCTGTGCCCAGAGAGGGGACACCTAAATATGGGTCACACAATTAACCGACTGGATAGAAGCCATCGATGGCTGCTGGCCAGCAGTGTGTTCAACGTAAACCAGGTCCTCTTGGGTTGGGAAAGGCCCGAGACCCAGTTCAGGATGTATCGGCCGGAAGGTGCTTGGGAGGAGTTTAGCCTGCTCCCCGTGGCTAATAAGGATATGGCTAAGGGTTGGACAGTCCTATGCAAATTATACCATTGGAACCAGTTAATAAATTAAATAATTAAGGATTCTCGAATCCCGTGGGAGGAAACGGGAATTCAAATTCCTGATGAGGAAGGGAAAAATAGTAGTAGGCTGCGCTAAGTCCTTACTAAATTAGGCGGTTGAGTGAGTAGAGAAACCCGAATAAGGTGCAAGGAAGCGAGTCTGACGGCAGTCGCCGAGGAAACAAGACAGGGTGTGCTGCTGGTCCCTGGGAGTCAGGCAGACAGAGCGCCTGGTCCACTGGCAGGAAAGGAGCCTGCGCAGCTGGGGGAGAAGCTTAGGACGGTCTATGTGGCGTTAACAGGTTTCTGCTCTCTTTCAATAGAAGTGAGAGTGATAGGGCCAGGAGCTGGAACTGACCTGGTAAAAAAGGACGCCCCCGGGCAGACACTAAGAAATGGCAAGAATGGAGGTAAAGGGAAGATGTAGCTTCCCTACCATCTGGACCCGAAGGAAAGCCAAGCAGGAAGTGGTGTAAATGAGGGTACAAAATGAGCATGATCATGCTGTTCAGGGCTCTGCTCATGGTAATGCTGTACATCATAGGGACACTTGGTTGGGAACGCACACATTTTAGGGGAGGAATAAGGCCAGCTACTGTAGACAATTTAATGGAACGGAGTATAAACTTGTGTTTGAAGCATACACACTACCAATGATACAGTATGTGGGTGGGGACAAGGCCGGGGCCTCGGAGATGGTAGCTGTTTATTCAGACACTGGAATGTGAGCAAAAAGTGGAGTGGGTTCAACAAAGTAGTGGGGAAGGAGTTGAACAGAATGGTTGACAACTGTACCCATGGCTGGATAATTAGGTCACTGATGGCAACCTGAATCATAACACTGGCTTCCGAATTTTGGATGTGAACTGGGACCGTAGATATTTGTATTTGGTCACGTGTCATGGTCCGAACTGGAGGACAGATCTATGCAGGTGAACTGGATTAGAGAAATGGGAGGACTACCTCGTCAGTATGCTGACTGGTGTATTAAGAACCCCAGGGGAGATACTGACACACCGCTCTGGGAAAGAGAGTGTGTGGAAACAGTGGATCAGGGTGGAGGTCGGAATGCATTGTGAGCATACACCAAGATAGCCGGTTCTGGGGAGAACTAGAGTTGACATGCCCCGGGTCAAGAGAGACCACCTCGGCTGTAAGGTCTGAGGGAGACCCAAGGTCACAGGCCCATAGGCAGGTTAGTAAATACCTCAGGCTCTATAGATACTATGAACAGTGTGTGACGAAGATACTGGACATGGACCCAGGCTCATGCATGGATGGGAGATCATGTCTAAAGTTCTGACTCGGGTAGTGGCTCATGTGTAAAATGTCCCTGCTGCAGTATAACTGAGGTAGGGGTCGATGGAGAGATTAATGAAACCTTGCCTTGGGTATGGAAGAGGCCTGTTACACTGTACACATTAGGTGTGAACGACCCCCTGGAGAGGTGGGAATAGAAATGTGGGTACAGTCCCAACCTACCTCCGGGGATTTGAAGGGGGTGAATCGAACTCACTTTGCGGGAACTGGATAAGTGTGTGAGTAAGGCAAGTACTTCACCTTGGATGGAGACAGGAAGTCCTGGGGAACTTCTAGGTTCTCTTTACACCAGGTGGAGCCTGGGAGAAGGGATTATGGCGATATAATTGCTCAAGACTACGAGGATCGGACACGGTGCGCTGAAATCGTTTACCCAGGTGTTTGTCATTGATAAGGCTTGTGTATGGTGCGGTCTGCAAACCAGGGAGGTGCTGAACTATATGAAACCATGCCTGAATAAACTGGATTGGAGAAACAATTACTGGATAGATACCAGTATCTGGCCATGGTTTATTCAGCAGGAGACACATGGGACCAAGTGATTAAGGTACCCTATGCTCTGAGTGTAGGACCATCCCCCTGAGTGTTAACTAAGGAGAAGGATGTGACCGTTATAGCATGAGCCAGGGTCAAGCTGAATTGTTTCAGTCTAAAGGAAGCTAGAGGGAAACTTGAAAAAAAAGGGCACCCGAGGAAACCAGGTGGAAGAGGTTAGCCGGTGGAGGTTGGGTTTGAATGGTAATAAGGAAACTTTCATGCCGCGGCTATGTGAGTGGAGGTCTGACTGGTCAGGCGTTCACACAGGAATGGATGAATGGCTGAGTTGGTTCTAACAGGATTTACACTAATGCTACCTGTGAAGAAGCGAGGGCCTGCACTGTATCGTTAGAGATATGGGGGCACGTCGTACTGGAGGGTTTTACTAGGTACCTCGTTAGGTAGGGGTGCACTTAGGACTATacctggtggtgtgtgtgtgtgtgtgaatatgggcAACAAGAAAGTGCAGCAACAGGGCATAGTAGGAACGTTAAGCAAGGATGGAATGTGCTGTGGAGAGGAGCCTACCTCCCAGTGCCTGAGGGAGCTCGAGGGGTAAGGTTGGGATATATCCATGAGGGGAGGGTGAAGTCATGGGGAAGGCCAGGTGGGGGCAGAATCCGTACCATTCACTTGGCGGATGGAAAGGTTTTCTACCAGGAGAGAGAGTTAATCCATGGAGCAGGTGTCGTGACCTGGGGGTTGGATGTAGGTCTCCCTCCTGCCTTCAATACAGCTAATTCTGGGTCGGAGGGAACAGGAGGCTAAAAAGACATGACTTGTTGTGAAAAGAAGAAAAACAGGAAGGGCAAGGTCGAGTCAGCATGCTTACTGTCGTCGTCAGCAACTTTGCCAATGAGGCCAGCATCAGCCGAGCCAAAGGTAGAGCTGGGGGATTTACCAGAACAGGAGGCAGAGGGAAGTGTGATGAAACATGAACTTCCACAAACCCCTTATTTGACGTCCTTCTGGTAGATGACAAGCAACAAGGGCTGGGAGTTTGGGAAGGGGGAGTCCAGTATGGACCAGATGTAACCGGTTTTAAGGGAGTGATTGAATAAGGGGAAATTATAGTATTGTATGAATCTGATGTAGCCAGTTTTGAAGGAGGAGTTGTGTCGGGAGAATATGACAGTATGTAAATCATGATTTAAGGCAGtagtcaccaaccggtcgattgccaaggcattcctagtcgattgccaaacatttctgtaaaaaaacaacGATAAGACTTGCATTCCTATTTTTAGGTGGACCCGATTCAAATGCCTTGCGCACGGGGTAGGCGCAGTGTTCCCATTTTCAACCATTTCATATGTCTGAAGGTACAACTGCCTTCCCGGCAGGCCCCGGGGGAAGCAAATCAAGTGCAGTATAG
This window of the Salvelinus fontinalis isolate EN_2023a chromosome 28, ASM2944872v1, whole genome shotgun sequence genome carries:
- the LOC129826145 gene encoding phosphatidylinositol 4-phosphate 5-kinase-like protein 1 isoform X2; this translates as MTFHTTLELFQDKMDKRSGLRLCHFGTARRRRWWGLRRRWIYIYITFTFTWRMLGVFKTNQEHDLCSLTCLMKEGLHAVLQTSNTTTVPDLEMQTFAGPVFAGLRRSLDITEEEYHRSLSSDGCYLQFISNSKSKADFFLTNDKRFFLKTQNTREVMFFLSNLKAYMDHLEKYPHSLMVRFLGLYSIQIPNKTKKYFIVMQNVFYPDERINTRYDIKGCEVGRWTDPASTGNPVTKILKDNNFEGKHIILDKQRSWLVDQVEIDSAFLRSLNVLDYSILLAHQPLHQDELDRKHSFSNLTMRTVKSMDQDSPAKEDPPTIPLLEGYSARLASDTIDNGSDHVQNTGEHSGHGIPLQEINLHSVNCTDAELLEFQAHHRRLLPNLKNSVHVIDGPKLRYFVGIVDFFTVYGVKKRQENLWKSLRFPGRAFSTVSPATYSQRFCQWVKDHTK
- the LOC129826145 gene encoding phosphatidylinositol 4-phosphate 5-kinase-like protein 1 isoform X1, with product MTFHTTLELFQDKMDKRSGLRLCHFGTARRRRWWGLRRRWIYIYITFTFTWRMLGVFKTNQEHDLCSLTCLMKEGLHAVLQTSNTTTVPDKLSAEHYKLAETQVHKDLEMQTFAGPVFAGLRRSLDITEEEYHRSLSSDGCYLQFISNSKSKADFFLTNDKRFFLKTQNTREVMFFLSNLKAYMDHLEKYPHSLMVRFLGLYSIQIPNKTKKYFIVMQNVFYPDERINTRYDIKGCEVGRWTDPASTGNPVTKILKDNNFEGKHIILDKQRSWLVDQVEIDSAFLRSLNVLDYSILLAHQPLHQDELDRKHSFSNLTMRTVKSMDQDSPAKEDPPTIPLLEGYSARLASDTIDNGSDHVQNTGEHSGHGIPLQEINLHSVNCTDAELLEFQAHHRRLLPNLKNSVHVIDGPKLRYFVGIVDFFTVYGVKKRQENLWKSLRFPGRAFSTVSPATYSQRFCQWVKDHTK
- the LOC129826145 gene encoding phosphatidylinositol 4-phosphate 5-kinase-like protein 1 isoform X3; the encoded protein is MTFHTTLELFQDKDLEMQTFAGPVFAGLRRSLDITEEEYHRSLSSDGCYLQFISNSKSKADFFLTNDKRFFLKTQNTREVMFFLSNLKAYMDHLEKYPHSLMVRFLGLYSIQIPNKTKKYFIVMQNVFYPDERINTRYDIKGCEVGRWTDPASTGNPVTKILKDNNFEGKHIILDKQRSWLVDQVEIDSAFLRSLNVLDYSILLAHQPLHQDELDRKHSFSNLTMRTVKSMDQDSPAKEDPPTIPLLEGYSARLASDTIDNGSDHVQNTGEHSGHGIPLQEINLHSVNCTDAELLEFQAHHRRLLPNLKNSVHVIDGPKLRYFVGIVDFFTVYGVKKRQENLWKSLRFPGRAFSTVSPATYSQRFCQWVKDHTK